The sequence below is a genomic window from Ensifer adhaerens.
GCAAAGACGAGCGGCGCGATATTGGCAAAGGGCAGGATGACGATCAGCGAAACGGCGAGCATCCAGGCCGATTGCAAGAGCCAGACCAGCCCGGCGCCCGCGACGCCGAGCGCCGCCAGGATCGCCATCAGCCGCCGCCGGTTTCCTGCAAAATCCGAGAGGATGCCGATCGTCACGCCGAAGACGAGGCTTGTCAGCGTCGAGACGAACATGGTCAGCGCAAAGCCCTGCCCGCTCATGTTGAGCGTATCGATCGCCACCAGCGCCAAATAGGGATGCATCGCCCCGCCCGCGCAGGCCGACACGAACAACAGAAGGGCATAGACGCGCAGCACCGGATGGCGCGCGACGAAGCGGATGGTGGACAGCATGGGAGATCGCTCCAGAAGACCCCAGCGCTAGATGCTTCGCGCGGCGGGATCAAGCGGGGAAAGGGCAATTCGTTGTCAACAAGACCAGCGCCCGTACTTTCATTCCCTTCATGGTTGTGACACTATGGCCAATTCCAAATTTGCCTTGCAGAAATATCTTTGAAGATATAATTTTAGGTCAACGGATGGGGTTCAGGGTTCTTTTTCATCCCGAGTTCATCCCCGAATGGAAGGCTCTCGACGTCAGAGTGAAAGAGCTGACAGGCGAGATTCTGGACATGCTCGAAGATGAGGGCCCTGCGTTGGGCAGGCCATCGGTCGACACGCTCCAGGGCTCACGCCACGCGAACATGAAGGAAATGCGGGTGCGATTTGCCGGGCATGTCTGGCGCTTTGCCTTCGCATTCGATCCCAAACAACGCGCGGTCGTTCTATGCGGTGGCGAAAAACAGGGCAGGAACCAGAGCCTCTTCTACAAGGCACTCATCGCCAAGGCTGACAGGCGGTTTGATGCATGGCTGACGGAGCACGAGCATGGACGTTGAATGGAAAACACTGCGCGCCGAGCTTCCGGCGGATGTTCAGGAACGGCTCGATGCGCGCCGGGCTGCGCGGCGTCTTGGGAAGGCTCTCGCCGAGGTTAGAAAAGAAATGAACGTCACGCAGAAGGACGTCGCGACACGCGCTGCAATGACGCAGAACACGGTTTCAAAAATCGAAAATGCAGAAGATATACTGCTTTCGTCCGTCATGCGTTACATGCACTCACTCGGTGGCAGCGTCGAACTCGTCCTGAAAACGCCTGGCGGTGGGACGCGCAAAATCGAGCTTGGCACGGATCTGACAGCTGAGCCATGAAACTTCCTCCCCTTGCATTCGCCCCTCGTTTCCTCCCATAAGGCGTGACAAGCAGCAAACACGATCAAAGGGCAAATCATGGCCAATCCGGTTCTGGTGGAAGTCACGCGCGGCGACGTTGTCGAGAGCCGGCATCGCGGCGTGGTCGTGGTGGTGGACGGCGACGGGAAGGTCGTTTTCGAAGCGGGCGACATCGACGCGGCGGTGTTTCCGCGCTCGTCCTGCAAGGCGATGCAGGCGCTGCCGCTGATGGAAAGCGGCGCGGCAGACGCTTACGGTTTCGGGGACAAGGAACTGGCGCTCGCCTGTTCCTCGCATTCCGGCGAAGATGGTCATGCCGAACTTGCGCGCGCCATGATCAGAGCCGCCGGACGCGATGAGGACACACTGGAATGCGGCGCGCACTGGTCGTTCCAGCAGCCGGTGCTGATCGAACAGGCTTCGCATGGTCCGAAGCCCGGCCAGCTCTACAACAATTGCTCGGGCAAGCATGCCGGCTTCATCTGCGCCTGCTGCCACACGGGCACGGACACCAAGGGCTATGTCGGCTACGATCATCCGCTGCAGGCGGAAATCCGCGGCATCATGGAGAACCTGACCGGCTCGATCCTCGGCCACGACAATTGCGGCGTCGACGGCTGCTCGATCCCGACCTATGCCAGCCCGCTGAAAGGTCTGGCGCATGGCTTTGCCAAGATGGCGACGGGCGTTGGCCTCGAGCCGATCCGCGCCAAATCGGCCAAGCGCCTTATGCAGGCCTGCATGGCCGAGCCCTGGTATGTCGCCGGCACGAAGCGCGCCTGCACCGCCCTCATGCAGGCCGCGCCCGGCCGCATCTTCGCCAAGACCGGCGCCGAAGGCGTCTTTGTCGCAGCCATCCCTGAACAGGGCATCGCCATGGCGATGAAATGCGACGACGGTGCAACCCGGGCTGCTGAGAGCATGGTCGCGGCGACGCTGGCGCGCTTCTTCAAGGGGGAGCCGGAGGTTCAGGGCAAGCTGATGGCGATGGCGAATACCGAGATGCGAAACTGGAATGGGATCAAGGTGGGGGATGTGCGGGTGACGGGGGCTTTGGGGTAAGAGCCAGAAGTGTGCCCCCTCTCTTGCAAAATCTAACACTTAGCCTTCGGCTAAGAGTTGATTTTGCTTTCTCCACCACCGAGGGGAGATTGGAGCAAGCGGGCGCGGCAATCTCCCCATCTCCCCCCTTGTGGGGGCCCCCCTTGTGGGGGAGAAAGCGATTTCGATGGCTTAGCCGAAGGCTAAACATCAGAAATCGCAAGAGAGGGGGCGATTCTGACAACAATACCACCACACGAAACGCGACCCTTCACCGCAGTTGCGCCCTTCTCCCTCGCCCACTAAGACTATCGCCTAAATACCCAAACATCGGGGGCTGACGATTTGGGCGAGCAGGCATTCAATTTCCCGGTTTCACCGGAGCGGGCAAGCGCGCTGGGGGAGATCCATTCGCGACCTTACGCGCTGGTGACGTCGCCGCGCGTGATCTTTCAACTTGCCTTCATGTCGGATGGCGGGTCGGGCGTGGATCATGCCGTCATGGCCGGGATCTGCCGCGAGCGCGGGGCGGCTCTGCCCTCGCGCGAGGCGCGGCATCATGCGATTTCCTGGGGTGCGGGGACGCTCCGCTGGGAGCGGCATACGGAATTTTCGACCTGGTTCTGGGATGCGCCGCCGCCGGAGATGTTCGGCGGCGAGGTGCCGGTGCATCCGTTCGGCAGCAGCTTTTCGGCTCCCGGCTCGCTGATCTCCGGCATCCGGCTGGAAATCCGTTCCGATGACGACGTGGCGCGGGCAGCGATTGCGCAGTTCGAGCCCCAGAGCCTTTGCCACTCGATCGTCAAGGACGGTCAGGCGGAAATCTTCACCGATTTTCGGCAGAACGGCGACGGGCTGACGCAGATCCTCGTCATTGACAAGGGCATGACGCAGGCGGGCACGGGCGCGCTCGTGCAGCGCGTGCTCGATATCGAAACCTACCGGACGCTCGCCATGCTCGGCCTGCCGCTGGCGCAGACGCTGTCGCCGGAAATCCGGCGCATCGAAGACGGGTTGACCGGGCTCACGCATGACATGCGCACCGAGGCGCGCGCAAAAGCCGATCGGATGCTGGCGGAAGTGACCCGCCTTGCGGCCGAACTGGAAGCCAATGCCGCGCTCAGCCTCTATCGCTTTGGCGCCAGCCGCGCCTATTACGGAATCGTGCAGGAGCGTATTCGCGCGCTGGGGGAGACCTCCGTGCCGGGCTTCGAGACGATGGGCTCGTTTCTCGAAAAGCGCCTCGCGCCGGCCATGCGCACCTGTCAGTCCATCGAGGAGCGACAGGCGAACCTGTCACGCAAGCTCGCCCGCGCCACCAGTCTCATCCGAAGCTGGATCGATGTGGAGCTGGAACGGCA
It includes:
- a CDS encoding asparaginase — its product is MANPVLVEVTRGDVVESRHRGVVVVVDGDGKVVFEAGDIDAAVFPRSSCKAMQALPLMESGAADAYGFGDKELALACSSHSGEDGHAELARAMIRAAGRDEDTLECGAHWSFQQPVLIEQASHGPKPGQLYNNCSGKHAGFICACCHTGTDTKGYVGYDHPLQAEIRGIMENLTGSILGHDNCGVDGCSIPTYASPLKGLAHGFAKMATGVGLEPIRAKSAKRLMQACMAEPWYVAGTKRACTALMQAAPGRIFAKTGAEGVFVAAIPEQGIAMAMKCDDGATRAAESMVAATLARFFKGEPEVQGKLMAMANTEMRNWNGIKVGDVRVTGALG
- a CDS encoding Helix-turn-helix domain-containing protein is translated as MDVEWKTLRAELPADVQERLDARRAARRLGKALAEVRKEMNVTQKDVATRAAMTQNTVSKIENAEDILLSSVMRYMHSLGGSVELVLKTPGGGTRKIELGTDLTAEP
- a CDS encoding Uncharacterized membrane-anchored protein; this encodes MGEQAFNFPVSPERASALGEIHSRPYALVTSPRVIFQLAFMSDGGSGVDHAVMAGICRERGAALPSREARHHAISWGAGTLRWERHTEFSTWFWDAPPPEMFGGEVPVHPFGSSFSAPGSLISGIRLEIRSDDDVARAAIAQFEPQSLCHSIVKDGQAEIFTDFRQNGDGLTQILVIDKGMTQAGTGALVQRVLDIETYRTLAMLGLPLAQTLSPEIRRIEDGLTGLTHDMRTEARAKADRMLAEVTRLAAELEANAALSLYRFGASRAYYGIVQERIRALGETSVPGFETMGSFLEKRLAPAMRTCQSIEERQANLSRKLARATSLIRSWIDVELERQNSDLLNTMNKRAEMQLRLQQTVEGLSVAAISYYVVGLFGYFIKAIPHEDLPIDPVIATGLFVPIAVAGVWWTVRRIRLSHGEG